The sequence CCAGATCGGTGGTGTGCTGGAAGTGATACGTTCCATCGCCGACCAGACCAACCTGCTGGCCCTCAATGCCGCCATCGAGGCGGCACGCGCCGGTGAACAAGGCCGCGGTTTTGCAGTGGTCGCCGATGAGGTGCGATTGTTGGCCCAACGTACGCAAAAATCCACCGCTGAAATCCAGTCCATGATCGAGCGCCTGCAAGGCCACTCGGAGGCGGCGGTCAAGGTGATCAGCGACAGCCACCAGGCTTCGCAGTTGACTATCGAGCAAGCAGGCCAGGCCGGGGCCAGCCTGAACGCGATCGGCCAGGCTTTGCGCAATCTCAATGGATTGAATGCTTCGATTGCCAGCGCCACTTTGCAACAGGCCCACGTGGTGGAAGATATCAACCAGAACGTCACACAGGCGGCCGGGCTTTCCCACAGCACCGCGTTGGCGGCTCAACAGTCCAGCGAGGCGAGTACGCATTTGAAAGACCTGAGCGAGCAATTAGATGGGTTGTTGCGCCAGTTCAAGGTATGAGCGTACGCCTACCTAAAGGCATAGGTATCTGCACAACGCTTGATGCGTCGGTCATATCCGTTGCGGTCAAACTCAACTTCAAAGAAAGCTCCTACACTGCTATCCGTAACTGCCTGTATCAATCACCCTTCCTGCATTTGGATCCCAATTGTAGACTCTCCTCTCACCTCATCTAATTAATCAACACCCGTAGTCTGAATTCGGCGCAGAGCCTTCTCACTCTGCGCTGCGATTGCCGGGCCGACTGTTAATACCTATAAAAACGCCATAAAAAGTAGAGGAACGTTTCGTGTCCGATGATCAATTACCCGACCCTGCCCACCTCGGCTACATACCCATCCCCGTTCCGGACATGGACCGATTGATGGAACTGCGTGATGCACTGGTAGCGCTGAAAGGACCGTTGGCCAACGATCCTGGGTGGCGAGAAAATCTTCATAAGCGGCTGTTCAACGCCGACACTGCTGAGCAGGTTCTGGGAAAGCTCAGCAGCGCCCTCTCCTGAACGACCTGACTGCAAAATTAATGCATTTAACCTGCATTAATATGCATTAGCGGTGAATCGAACAGATCGGCACACTGCGCCGGTTCCTCCCCCAAATGCAGGAACTTTCGAAGGGCTTTCCGGGAAACCAGATGAGCCCTTCTTTTTTGCCCGTTTTTTATCGCCTGGATCGTCTTTCAATGCTTGCTCGCTGGTTACCCGCTGCTATCAACACCCGTCCCGCCGAATGGAGTCGTGCCGCCCTGGGCATGGCCTTGGGCACTCTGCTCAGCGTCTGGGTCTGTGCCCAGGTGTTTGGAATGGATGTCGCCTTGCATCTGGTTGGTCCTCTTGGAGCCTCGGCGGTGCTGCTGTTTGCCGTATCGTCTGGGGCGTTGGCCCAACCTTGGTCGATCATCGGCAGCTATTTATGTGCAGGTGTGATTGCGCTGCTGGTGGCACGGGTCCTGGGGCGAACACTGGGCAGTGCGTGCCTGGCCGCCGGCATGGCGCTGATCCTGATGTGCTGGCTGCGCTGCCTGCACCCGCCGGCCGGGGCGCTGGCGCTGACGCTGGTACTGGCGGATCCAGCGACCATCGCCTTGCAATGGTGGGAAATCGGGCCGGTGATGCTCGGCGCCGGTACGTTGCTGCTGACGGCCCTTGCCTATAACAATTTGACGCGCACCCGCTACCCTAAAGGCGCAGTTGAACCCACAGCGCAGGCCTTCGTATCCACGTCGGCGGAAAATCCTGCGATCTGCGCCGACGATCTGAAACTGGCGCTGGAAGAAATGGAGCAGTTCTTTGACGTCACCCCCCAGGAGTTGGAACAACTGATCCAGGCCAGTGAACGTCATGCCCGTCGCAGGAGCATCGGCGCCGTGCTGGCAAGTGCGCCTGAGCGCCGTTAG is a genomic window of Pseudomonas sp. ADAK18 containing:
- a CDS encoding HPP family protein, whose translation is MLARWLPAAINTRPAEWSRAALGMALGTLLSVWVCAQVFGMDVALHLVGPLGASAVLLFAVSSGALAQPWSIIGSYLCAGVIALLVARVLGRTLGSACLAAGMALILMCWLRCLHPPAGALALTLVLADPATIALQWWEIGPVMLGAGTLLLTALAYNNLTRTRYPKGAVEPTAQAFVSTSAENPAICADDLKLALEEMEQFFDVTPQELEQLIQASERHARRRSIGAVLASAPERR
- a CDS encoding type VI secretion system contractile sheath small subunit, with protein sequence MSDDQLPDPAHLGYIPIPVPDMDRLMELRDALVALKGPLANDPGWRENLHKRLFNADTAEQVLGKLSSALS